Proteins from a single region of Trichoderma asperellum chromosome 3, complete sequence:
- a CDS encoding uncharacterized protein (EggNog:ENOG41), translated as MKRHKKEHELRSESDSSESEGRSSDTRRENQFNRSNRHRRQSSDTTHDRSPNRGHEGRHRRHHYSDSDDEVENLPDRFDSHGRPLDGGRHGRSRLTTRSGEFHRLADRPGGLNIHGGWQLAGTDPEQIQKIVSGVTGALQGRRSWVSVVGDVLGGDLLGQLGPLAGALQAAGGSGGGGDGEGGRRGGGGGDDDDEDGDRRHKRRR; from the coding sequence ATGAAGAGGCATAAAAAGGAGCACGAACTCAGATCTGAATCAGACAGTTCGGAGTCTGAAGGCAGATCTAGTGATACACGCCGTGAAAACCAATTCAACCGATCAAATCGCCACCGTCGACAATCATCCGATACCACTCACGATCGTTCCCCTAACCGTGGTCATGAGGGTAGGCATCGGAGACATCATTACTCGGATTCTGACGATGAAGTCGAAAATTTGCCTGACCGTTTCGACTCACATGGGAGACCATTGGACGGTGGGCGCCATGGCAGGAGCCGGCTGACTACTAGAAGCGGCGAATTTCATCGTTTGGCGGACCGGCCTGGTGGTCTGAACATCCACGGTGGGTGGCAGCTTGCTGGTACCGACCCTGAGCAAATCCAGAAAATAGTGAGCGGCGTGACGGGAGCTTTACAGGGGCGGCGCAGTTGGGTGAGCGTGGTTGGCGATGTGCTTGGCGGCGATTTATTGGGGCAACTGGGACCGTTGGCGGGAgctcttcaagctgctggtggcagtggaggaggtggcgatggagaaggaggacgaagaggaggaggaggaggagacgacgacgatgaggatggagATAGGAGACataagaggaggagatga
- a CDS encoding uncharacterized protein (EggNog:ENOG41) translates to MSCHFCIQIIVSCLRVSCIFRQTYKQEKVTVKPHLIFSLKSYIFCLDWIRLIMLSRLFKSTSSSAASSSSSSTAPTNTSASMSFNGFISVDYKSNPVDIPDTFLTGPASEPVTIRPVPFKESGLPEYAKCKAWILDNVLSREECSELIAYAEASAPLEKPGDSPWKPALVSVAPGVEASAPNYRHSDRIIWDTQLLVDRLWDRCAQAEGLQELVATAPCPRPYRDRSKKGTWKFAGLNERMRFLKYGPGMFFRRHCDGAYSSENPDGSIQETYYTLHLYLSDEGLVGGATAFSSLDKKRRMDVDPKAGSVLIFQHQLLYHEGVEVIEGLKYTMRTEIMYRWEDEPKAEGEN, encoded by the exons ATGTCATGTCATTTTTGCATACAAATTATAGTTAGCTGCCTGCGTGTAAGCTGCATATTTAGGCAAACCTATAAACAGGAAAAAGTTACGGTGAAGCCCCATCTAATTTTCAGCCTCaagtcttatatattttgcCTTGATTGGATCCGATTGATCATGCTCTCTCGGCTATTCAAATCCACCTCTTCatctgcagcttcttcttcttcttcttcaacagcaccAACCAATACGTCTGCCAGCATGTCATTCAACGGCTTCATCAGCGTAGACTACAAGTCTAATCCAGTAGACATCCCAGACACATTTCTTACTGGCCCAGCGTCTGAGCCTGTCACAATAAGACCCGTTCCTTTCAAAGAATCTGGGCTGCCCGAGTACGCCAAATGCAAGGCGTGGATCCTCGACAACGTCCTATCCCGAGAAGAGTGCAGCGAGCTAATTGCCTACGCCGAGGCTTCTGCTCCCCTTGAGAAGCCGGGTGATTCTCCCTGGAAGCCCGCTCTTGTTAGCGTAGCTCCAGGAGTAGAAGCTTCGGCACCAAACTATCGCCACAGCGATCGAATCATCTGGGACACGCAACTTCTTGTCGACCGTCTATGGGATCGCTGTGCCCAAGCTGAAGGACTGCAGGAGCTCGTTGCCACAGCTCCATGCCCAAGGCCATACCGTGACCGCAGTAAGAAAGGGACATGGAAATTTGCCGGTTTAAACGAGCGGATGAGGTTCCTCAAGTATGGACCGGGCATGTTCTTCAGGA GGCACTGTGATGGCGCGTACTCATCTGAAAACCCTGATGGTTCCATTCAAGAGACGTACTATACATTGCATCTCTACCTCAGTGACGAAGGCCTTGTCGGAGGTGCAACCGCTTTTTCATCGCTCGATAAGAAGAGGCGAATGGATGTTGATCCCAAGGCAGGCAGTgtcctcatcttccagcATCAGCTGTTGTACCATGAAGGAGTGGAGGTCATAGAGGGCCTCAAGTATACTATGAGGACGGAAATCATGTATCGGTGGGAAGATGAGCCAAAGGCTGAAGGGGAAAACTAG
- the CDC28 gene encoding Cyclin-dependent kinase catalytic subunit, with protein sequence MSSKKYAFVPMDDGDSSDRHKESRMRSRQEYLKKREAERLALLRRQVAEETAELRSGVRLSEREKAEFTKNRELLRLAEERLRIDDHQDGYVMPEDYITEKGKLDRKKKEEALYKRHVERDEYGQEKFVTEHDEWEREQTTKAKAQIQGRERENEDYDYVLDDAQYIQWSLDSRMPGERKNLTKEQQFLEAQIEAAEKKALSIQETRKSLPIYQYREQFLEALEQYQILVIVGETGSGKTTQLPQYLHEAGYTKNGMKVGCTQPRRVAAMSVAARVAEEVGVKVGHEVGYSIRFEDCSSEKTILKYMTDGMLLREFMTEPDLAGYSAIMIDEAHERTVHTDILLALVKDLARERKDLKLLISSATMNAEKFAQYFDDAPIFNIPGRRYPVDIYYTPAPEANYLAAAITTVFQIHTTQGKGDILIFLTGQDEIEAAEMEIAETAKKLGNRIKELVICPIYANLPSELQAKIFEPTPEGARKVVLATNIAETSLTIDGIVYVIDPGYVKENVYNPATGMSNLVVVPCSRASANQRSGRAGRVGPGKCFRLYTKFAYMNEMDESPLPEIQRTNLNGVVLQLKSLGINELLDFEFMDPPPTEALIGALNQLFALQALNHKGELTKIGRQMAEFPTDPMLAKAVLAADKEGCVEEVLSIVSMLGEASALFFRPKDKKLHADSARNRFTIKDGGDHISLLNVWNQWVDSGFSPIWAKENFLQQRSLTRARDVRDQLAKLCERVEVAPSTCGSNNLRPIKRAITAGFFPNAARLQKSGDSYRTVKNSTTVWIHPSSVLMSIDPPEKMVIYFELVQTTKEYMRSVMPIEAAWLAELAPHFHKKKDIEALEEKKMPKQNRRD encoded by the coding sequence ATGAGTTCCAAGAAATATGCCTTCGTTCCGATGGACGATGGCGACTCCTCGGATCGCCACAAGGAGAGTCGCATGAGATCGCGACAGGAGTATctcaagaaaagagaggcagAGCGCTTGGCCCTGCTGAGGAGGCAAGTCGCCGAGGAGACAGCCGAACTGAGGAGCGGAGTGCGCTTGTCagagagggaaaaggcaGAGTTTACCAAGAACCGAGAGCTTCTGCGGCTGGCTGAAGAGCGGCTGAGAATCGATGACCATCAAGATGGATACGTGATGCCAGAAGACTACATCACCGAAAAGGGCAAACTGGATCgtaagaagaaggaagaagcctTATATAAACGCCATGTCGAGCGGGACGAGTACGGCCAGGAGAAATTTGTCACAGAGCACGATGAgtgggagagagagcagactACCAAAGCCAAAGCGCAGATTCAGGGCCGAGAGCGGGAAAACGAGGACTACGACTATGTATTGGATGACGCGCAGTATATCCAGTGGAGCCTGGACTCACGGATGCCAGGCGAGCGCAAGAATTTGACAAAGGAGCAGCAGTTTCTGGAGGCACAGATTGaggcggcagagaagaaggcattGTCGATCCAGGAGACAAGAAAGAGTCTACCCATCTACCAATACCGAGAGCAGTTCCTGGAAGCGCTAGAACAGTATCAGATCCTCGTCATTGTAGGAGAAACTGGCAGTGGCAAGACGACTCAGCTACCTCAGTATCTCCATGAGGCTGGGTATACAAAGAACGGTATGAAGGTGGGATGCACACAACCACGACGAGTGGCGGCTATGAGTGTGGCTGCGCGTGTTGCGGAAGAAGTTGGCGTCAAGGTTGGCCATGAAGTCGGCTACTCTATCCGATTTGAAGACTGCTCAAGTGAAAAGACGATACTCAAGTATATGACTGATGGTATGCTGTTACGAGAGTTCATGACAGAGCCAGACTTGGCAGGATATTCAGCTATCATGATTGACGAGGCCCACGAGCGGACGGTCCACACGGATATTTTGCTAGCTTTGGTTAAAGATCTGGCAAGAGAGCGAAAAGACTTGAAGCTCCTAATTTCTTCCGCTACCATGAACGCCGAGAAATTTGCGCAGTATTTCGATGACGCCCCCATTTTCAACATCCCTGGACGGCGTTATCCTGTCGACATTTACTATACCCCAGCGCCTGAAGCCAACTACCTCGCTGCGGCCATCACAACTGTGTTCCAGATCCACACAACCCAGGGCAAGGGAGACATTCTCATATTTCTGACTGGACAAGACGAAATCGAAGCggctgagatggagattgctGAGACGGCAAAGAAGCTGGGGAATCGAATCAAGGAGCTTGTTATCTGCCCAATCTACGCAAACTTACCATCGGAACTCCAAGCAAAGATTTTTGAACCAACGCCAGAGGGTGCACGCAAAGTTGTGCTGGCGACAAATATTGCGGAAACTAGTTTGACCATTGACGGCATCGTATATGTCATTGACCCAGGATACGTCAAAGAAAATGTCTATAACCCGGCTACAGGCATGTCAAACTTGGTCGTTGTTCCATGCTCTCGCGCATCTGCCAACCAGCGAAGTGGTCGTGCCGGACGTGTAGGGCCTGGCAAGTGTTTCCGACTATATACCAAGTTTGCTTATATGAACGAGATGGACGAATCACCGCTGCCTGAAATCCAGAGGACAAATCTCAACGGAGTTGTGCTGCAGCTCAAATCACTGGGTATCAACGAGCTGCTCGATTTCGAGTTCATGGATCCACCTCCAACAGAAGCTCTCATCGGCGCCTTGAATCAACTCTTTGCTCTCCAGGCTCTCAACCACAAGGGCGAGCTGACCAAGATTGGCCGTCAAATGGCCGAATTCCCAACTGATCCTATGCTGGCAAAAGCAGTACTGGCGGCTGACAAGGAAGGATGTGTGGAGGAAGTACTCTCCATCGTCTCCATGCTGGGTGAAGCTtctgccctcttcttcaggccaaaggacaagaagctgcATGCTGATAGCGCTCGAAATCGATTCACCATCAAGGATGGAGGCGACCACATTTCATTACTCAATGTCTGGAACCAATGGGTCGACAGTGGCTTTTCGCCAATCTGGGCCAAGGAGAACTTTTTGCAGCAACGCTCACTAACACGCGCCCGAGACGTGCGAGATCAGCTTGCCAAGCTCTGTGAACGTGTCGAGGTCGCCCCCTCAACATGCGGCTCCAACAACCTACGGCCCATCAAGCGTGCCATCACAGCTGGATTTTTCCCCAATGCTGCACGGCTGCAGAAGAGCGGCGATAGCTATCGAACGGTCAAGAACAGCACAACAGTATGGATTCACCCAAGTAGCGTGCTGATGTCGATAGACCCACCAGAGAAGATGGTGATTTATTTTGAATTGGTGCAGACGACCAAGGAGTATATGCGCAGCGTAATGCCGATTGAGGCTGCATGGCTGGCAGAGCTAGCTCCTCATTTtcacaagaaaaaagatattgaagctttggaggaaaagaagatgccaaAACAAAACCGACGAGACTGA
- a CDS encoding uncharacterized protein (SECRETED:SignalP(1-19)) — MILRGAIFVLLALVSLAFCAEDFYKILGVDKSATDKQLKSAYRQLSKKFHPDKNPGDETAHEKFVQVSEAYEVLSDSELRKVYDRYGHDGVQSHRQRGGGGGGGDPFDLFSRFFGGHGHFGRSSREPRGSNVEVKVEISLRDFYNGATTEFQWEKQHICERCEGSGSADGKVETCNVCGGHGIRIVKQQLAPGMFQQMQVRCDHCGGTGKSIKNKCPICHGNRVERKLSTVSLTVERGIGRDAKVVFENEADQSPDWVPGDLIVNLAEAAPSYDDNPDKVDGTFFRRKGHDLYWTEVLSLREAWMGGWTRNLTHLDKHVVRLGRERGQVVQSGLVETISGEGMPVWHEEGESVYHKHEFGNLYVTYEVILPDQMDKKMENEFWDLWEKWRLKKGVDLHKDSGRPDIQHERDEL; from the exons ATGATACTCCGCGGGGCGATCTTCGTCTTGTTGGCCCTAGTATCACTTGCATTCTGCGCCGAGGACTTCTACAAA ATCTTGGGAGTCGATAAATCTGCGACAGATAAGCAGCTGAAGTCTGCCTACCGCCAGCTTTCGAAGAAGTTCCACCCTGATAAGAATCC AGGCGATGAAACAGCACACGAAAAATTCGTTCAAGTCTCAGAAGCCTACGAAGTACTAAGCGATTCCGAGCTTCGAAAAGTCTACGACCGCTATGGCCACGACGGCGTCCAGTCCCATCGTCAACgtggtggaggcggcggcggcggcgacccCTTCGACCTCTTCAGCAGATTCTTTGGTGGCCATGGACATTTCGGAAGATCAAGTCGCGAGCCCCGAGGCAGCAACGTCGAAGTCAAAGTAGAAATTTCCCTCCGCGACTTTTACAACGGCGCTACTACCGAGTTCCAGTGGGAGAAGCAGCACATTTGTGAAAGATGCGAGGGTTCAGGCAGCGCAGACGGAAAGGTCGAGACCTGCAACGTTTGCGGTGGACATGGTATCCGAATTGTTAAGCAACAGCTTGCCCCTGGCATGTTCCAGCAGATGCAGGTCCGATGCGATCATTGTGGCGGTACGGGCAAGAGTATCAAGAACAAGTGTCCTATCTGCCATGGCAATCGGGTTGAGCGTAAACTGTCAACGGTTAGCCTGACTGTCGAGCGCGGTATCGGCCGAGACGCGAAAGTGGTGTTTGAGAACGAAGCCGACCAAAGCCCAGACTGGGTTCCCGGCGATCTCATTGTCAATCTTGCCGAGGCAGCTCCTTCTTATGACGATAACCCCGACAAAGTCGACGGCACTTTCTTCCGACGGAAAGGCCACGATTTGTACTGGACAGAGGTTCTCTCCCTGCGTGAGGCTTGGATGGGTGGCTGGACTCGCAATCTCACTCACCTCGATAAGCACGTTGTGCGTCTCGGCCGCGAACGTGGCCAAGTCGTCCAAAGCGGACTGGTAGAGACTATTTCTGGCGAGGGTATGCCGGTATGGCACGAAGAGGGCGAAAGTGTCTACCACAAACATGAATTCGGCAACTTGTATGTCACGTACGAGGTTATTTTGCCAGATCAGATGgacaagaagatggagaatgagTTCTGGGACCTATGGGAGAAGTGGCGGTTGAAAAAGGGAGTAGACCTACACAAAGATAGCGGGCGACCCGATATTCAGCATGAACGTGACGAGTTATGA
- a CDS encoding uncharacterized protein (EggNog:ENOG41), with amino-acid sequence MARNIKLDTDHLYESVFGLYNRLLSCQSDKMGDCENSLRISLILYIKSLTSNGRFNATSMNLVRKLQASIQGCLHSPSPLGRWELFMGSMASSEGTVEQRWFFQYSAAAMAESHMASEDGWTAFQAELNSILWVKPVHEAAGYHLWLQITGAQPT; translated from the coding sequence ATGGCTCGTAACATCAAGTTGGACACGGATCATCTCTACGAGTCTGTCTTTGGGCTTTACAATCGTCTTCTCAGTTGCCAATCAGACAAGATGGGCGACTGCGAAAACAGCTTGCGCATCTCTCTCATCTTGTACATCAAGTCTCTCACATCAAATGGGCGTTTTAACGCAACATCTATGAACTTGGTTCGCAAACTTCAGGCTTCTATCCAAGGCTGCTTACACTCTCCATCGCCCCTAGGGAGGTGGGAGCTATTTATGGGTAGTATGGCTTCTTCAGAAGGAACTGTTGAACAGCGATGGTTCTTTCAATATTcggctgcagccatggctgaaaGCCACATGGCCAGCGAAGATGGTTGGACGGCATTCCAAGCAGAGCTGAACAGCATTTTGTGGGTTAAGCCAGTCCACGAAGCTGCTGGATATCATCTGTGGTTGCAGATTACGGGAGCTCAGCCTACGTGA
- a CDS encoding uncharacterized protein (EggNog:ENOG41), translating into MSNRGESVILPSNAVFLVHKVGGTKAGRGSQWETRTKSMRVAPNLAPRISVAVDGNNDSKSNPNNTEGGSREFVAYTPGKRQQLTKRPKEVKRGRRAKRSATPPKDRSLVSVKKEPKLSCNPSPMPPELPVGLVGHALLYINFYFHSIAAGTYTLPCLLFNPAKRDWFPKMMEDEAWRCIILSLSANSLASLTGSSSNYVDSHSLLDEALRQLKNRVASGSLPTDQTLGAISCLAMWSNDQGNHDKAWIHARGLAELVKLRGGFSKIDNRMRSKVYRGVFDIAVDVDKPPLLDDGLRDSPSREIISEDSLDSESELPLSEC; encoded by the exons ATGTCGAATCGAGGCGAGAGCGTCATCCTACCCAGCAACGCCGTCTTCCTAGTTCACAAGGTTGGCGGCACTAAAGCCGGCCGAGGTTCTCAATGGGAAACTCGCACAAAATCTATGCGCGTCGCCCCAAATCTGGCGCCTCGTATATCTGTGGCAGTCGATGGAAATAACGACTCGAAATCAAATCCCAATAACACCGAGGGGGGTTCCCGGGAGTTTGTCGCCTACACACCTGGAAAACGACAACAGTTAACAAAGCGACCAAAAGAAGTCAAACGCGGCCGGCGTGCCAAACGCTCTGCGACACCGCCAAAAGATCGCTCTTTAGTATCTGTTAAAAAGGAACCGAAGTTGTCTTGCAACCCAAGTCCCATGCCACCGGAGCTCCCCGTTGGCCTGGTAGGACATGCTCTTCTTTACATCAATTTCT ACTTCCATTCAATAGCCGCTGGCACATATACCCTACCATGTCTCCTTTTCAACCCCGCCAAAAGAGACTGGTTTCCCAAAATgatggaagatgaagcttgGCGGTGTATCATTCTGTCTCTCTCGGCCAACAGCCTGGCCTCGTTGACAGGTTCTTCCTCCAATTACGTTGATTCCCACTCTCTTCTTGATGAGGCGCTACGGCAGCTCAAGAACCGGGTTGCGAGTGGCTCTCTACCCACTGATCAGACGCTGGGGGCAATATCCTGCTTGGCCATGTGGAGT AATGACCAAGGCAACCATGATAAAGCTTGGATTCACGCCCGAGGACTTGCAGAACTCGTCAAATTACGAGGCGGCTTTTCCAAAATTGATAATAGAATGAGATCTAAAGTGTATCG AGGTGTTTTTGATATTGCAGTGGACGTTGATAAGCCCCCACTACTAGACGATGGCCTTCGGGACTCTCCAAGCAGAGAGATCATTTCAGAAGACAGCTTAGACTCGGAATCTGAGCTACCTTTATCCGAGTGCTGA